The proteins below come from a single Pedobacter aquae genomic window:
- a CDS encoding RNA polymerase sigma factor — MNKKINHSKPTDSEIILGILNNSSSILKHLYLAYFPMILQLVINNNGNEDDAKDIYQEAIIVLHGKIKSGDFELSSKLKTFIYSVCRRLWLKKLHQKSRFSGDIKDYEDHIPVEQEIEHHQEKDRQFTMMHSALKDLGEPCKTIIEDFYIHNRSMQEICEKFGYTNADNAKTQKYKCLQRLKKLFFNQKNEK, encoded by the coding sequence TTGAATAAAAAGATAAATCATTCGAAGCCAACAGATAGTGAGATTATTTTAGGTATTCTGAATAATTCATCTTCCATTTTAAAGCATTTGTATCTAGCTTATTTTCCTATGATACTACAACTTGTTATTAATAACAACGGTAATGAGGATGATGCTAAAGATATTTACCAAGAAGCAATTATTGTATTGCATGGTAAAATTAAAAGTGGAGATTTTGAATTAAGCAGTAAACTAAAAACCTTTATTTATTCTGTTTGCAGAAGATTATGGTTAAAGAAGCTTCATCAGAAAAGTAGATTTAGCGGCGATATTAAAGATTATGAAGATCATATTCCGGTAGAGCAAGAAATAGAACATCATCAAGAGAAGGATAGACAATTTACGATGATGCACTCTGCGCTAAAGGATTTAGGTGAGCCGTGTAAAACTATTATTGAAGATTTTTATATACATAACCGTTCTATGCAAGAAATCTGCGAAAAATTTGGTTATACCAACGCAGATAATGCTAAAACGCAAAAGTATAAGTGTTTACAGCGATTGAAAAAATTATTTTTTAATCAAAAAAATGAAAAATGA
- a CDS encoding metallophosphoesterase family protein produces MVKIGLLSDTHSYLDDAVFKYFDTCDEIWHAGDFGTLALADELAAFKPLRGVYGNIDDHALRAVYPEHLKFTCEKVNVWMTHIGGYPDRYSPSVKKEIYTKPPKLFISGHSHILKVMFDKKIQCLHINPGAAGKIGWHKQRTLIRFCISEEKIHTLEVVELGAR; encoded by the coding sequence ATGGTTAAAATTGGATTGTTATCAGATACACACAGTTATTTAGACGATGCTGTTTTTAAATATTTCGATACCTGCGATGAGATTTGGCATGCCGGAGATTTTGGTACTTTAGCACTAGCTGATGAATTAGCTGCTTTTAAACCTCTAAGAGGCGTTTATGGAAATATAGATGATCATGCTTTAAGAGCAGTTTATCCAGAGCATTTGAAATTTACTTGCGAAAAAGTTAATGTTTGGATGACACATATAGGAGGTTATCCAGATAGGTATAGCCCATCTGTGAAAAAAGAAATTTACACTAAGCCGCCAAAGTTGTTTATTTCTGGTCATTCACATATCTTAAAAGTAATGTTTGATAAAAAAATACAATGCTTGCATATAAATCCGGGTGCTGCCGGAAAAATAGGATGGCATAAGCAGAGAACTTTAATTAGATTTTGCATTTCCGAAGAAAAAATTCATACTTTAGAAGTCGTCGAATTAGGCGCAAGATAA
- the fbp gene encoding class 1 fructose-bisphosphatase has product MIGVTTLGQFIIEKQADFPYAKGELSRLLRDIGIAAKIVNREINKAGLADILGESGIVNVQGETQKKLDVYANEQFISALSSGGECCLVASEENEEVVLLNKEVSKNAKYVVAIDPLDGSSNIDVNVAVGTTFSIYRRKSKEGPGVLEDILQKGTEQVAAGYIIYGSSTMLVYTTGKGVNGFTLDPSIGEFCLSHPEMRIPERGSIYSINEGNYVHFPEGVKKYIKYCQVEDAATSRPYTSRYIGSMVADLHRNLIKGGIYIYPSTASAPNGKLRLVYECNPLAFIIEQAGGRATNGYERILDMEVTEIHQRAAIFIGSTTMVLEAEEMMREYSPIAIA; this is encoded by the coding sequence ATGATAGGAGTTACAACACTAGGCCAATTTATAATAGAGAAACAAGCAGATTTTCCTTATGCGAAAGGAGAACTTTCTCGTCTTTTGAGAGATATTGGTATTGCAGCAAAAATTGTTAACCGAGAAATTAATAAAGCTGGTTTAGCAGATATATTAGGAGAATCGGGTATCGTAAATGTACAAGGCGAAACACAAAAAAAATTGGATGTTTATGCTAATGAACAATTTATTTCTGCTTTGAGTAGTGGGGGCGAGTGTTGTTTGGTAGCTTCAGAAGAAAACGAAGAGGTTGTATTATTAAATAAAGAAGTGTCTAAAAATGCTAAGTATGTAGTTGCTATAGATCCTTTAGACGGCTCATCTAATATTGACGTAAATGTTGCTGTAGGTACCACATTTTCTATTTATAGAAGAAAAAGTAAAGAAGGTCCTGGTGTTTTAGAAGATATTCTGCAGAAAGGAACAGAACAAGTTGCGGCAGGTTATATCATTTATGGTTCTTCTACCATGTTGGTTTATACTACTGGTAAAGGCGTAAACGGTTTTACCTTAGATCCTTCTATCGGAGAGTTTTGTTTATCACACCCAGAAATGAGAATCCCGGAAAGGGGCTCTATTTATAGTATTAATGAGGGTAATTATGTTCATTTTCCAGAAGGTGTAAAGAAATATATTAAGTATTGCCAAGTTGAAGATGCAGCTACTTCAAGGCCATATACATCAAGATATATAGGTTCTATGGTGGCCGATTTGCATCGTAATTTAATTAAGGGAGGAATTTATATTTACCCTTCTACAGCAAGTGCACCTAATGGTAAATTAAGGTTGGTTTATGAATGTAATCCTTTAGCTTTTATTATAGAACAAGCAGGAGGGAGGGCTACCAATGGTTACGAAAGAATTTTAGATATGGAAGTGACAGAGATTCACCAAAGGGCAGCTATTTTTATTGGGTCTACCACAATGGTTTTAGAGGCCGAAGAAATGATGCGTGAATACTCGCCAATAGCAATAGCTTAA
- a CDS encoding S1C family serine protease, protein MSSELVLIKRIEAYLYQEMSDEEMMQFEQERAENPALDAKVIAHIDFLKSLKNYGEVQDLKASMEDFHQELNVIALKEELEEKEPAVVLFFRKYKRNLAVAASVAILATLITLISTGQFRKATNSSTYNALKRDMESIKKSQNALIRDINSKSPNKEIAPSQFGGTGFALSSNGYLVTNYHVVQGADSVYIQNNKGESFKVQTIYIDPSYDIAILQIVDPLFESLSPLPYTFKKSSSDLGEDVYTIGYPRDEVVYGKGYLSAQTGFGGDSIAYQVSIPVNPGNSGGPLMDNRGNVIGVISGKQTQVDGAAFAIKSDYLLKAIDNIPQDSLKKKLKINHKNSLASFNRTQQIKKMQDYIFMVKVYN, encoded by the coding sequence ATGAGTAGTGAGTTAGTATTGATTAAAAGAATTGAAGCCTATCTGTATCAGGAAATGTCTGATGAAGAGATGATGCAATTTGAACAAGAGAGAGCAGAAAATCCGGCTTTAGATGCTAAAGTAATAGCACATATAGATTTTTTGAAATCATTAAAAAACTATGGTGAAGTTCAAGATTTGAAAGCATCTATGGAAGATTTTCATCAAGAATTAAATGTAATTGCTTTAAAAGAAGAACTAGAAGAAAAGGAACCCGCTGTTGTATTATTCTTTAGAAAATATAAGAGAAATCTGGCTGTTGCTGCATCAGTAGCTATTTTAGCTACTTTAATTACGCTAATTTCTACAGGGCAGTTTAGAAAAGCTACCAACTCTTCTACCTACAATGCCTTAAAAAGAGATATGGAATCTATCAAAAAGTCTCAAAATGCTTTAATCAGAGATATCAATTCTAAATCTCCGAATAAAGAAATAGCACCTAGTCAGTTTGGAGGTACAGGTTTCGCATTATCATCAAATGGTTATTTGGTTACCAATTATCATGTTGTACAAGGTGCAGATTCTGTTTATATCCAAAACAACAAAGGCGAATCTTTTAAAGTGCAAACCATTTATATAGACCCATCTTATGATATTGCTATTTTGCAAATTGTAGACCCTTTGTTTGAGTCTTTATCTCCATTACCATACACCTTTAAAAAGTCATCTTCAGATTTAGGTGAAGATGTTTATACTATTGGATATCCTAGAGACGAAGTCGTTTATGGTAAGGGCTATTTAAGCGCACAAACTGGTTTTGGTGGAGATTCTATCGCTTACCAAGTTTCTATACCCGTTAACCCAGGAAACTCTGGTGGTCCTTTAATGGATAATAGAGGAAACGTAATTGGTGTTATAAGTGGTAAACAAACTCAGGTTGATGGTGCTGCTTTTGCCATAAAATCAGATTATTTATTAAAAGCTATAGACAATATTCCTCAAGATTCTTTAAAGAAGAAACTTAAAATCAATCATAAAAACAGTTTAGCATCATTTAATAGAACTCAACAAATTAAAAAGATGCAGGATTATATTTTTATGGTGAAAGTATATAATTAA
- the rnhA gene encoding ribonuclease HI gives MIEIFTDGASSGNPGPGGYGVILRSGNHYKELADGFRLTTNNRMELLAVCAGLEALKSLNQQVTIFSDSKYVIDAVEKKWVFGWLKKGFAGKKNKDLWLRFLNAYKLHQVKFVWVKGHAGHPENERCDQLAVLAAKGKELKIDTVFEMENKINKTIL, from the coding sequence ATGATTGAAATTTTTACTGATGGTGCTTCTAGTGGTAACCCCGGACCAGGTGGGTATGGTGTGATTCTGCGTTCTGGTAATCATTATAAAGAACTTGCAGATGGCTTTAGACTCACTACCAACAATAGAATGGAGCTATTAGCTGTTTGCGCTGGCTTAGAAGCTTTAAAAAGCTTAAACCAACAAGTGACTATTTTTTCAGACTCTAAATACGTAATTGATGCTGTAGAAAAAAAATGGGTATTTGGCTGGCTAAAAAAGGGCTTTGCTGGTAAAAAAAACAAAGATTTATGGCTGAGATTTTTAAACGCCTACAAGCTTCATCAAGTAAAATTTGTTTGGGTAAAAGGACATGCCGGACATCCAGAAAATGAACGGTGCGACCAATTAGCTGTTTTAGCAGCAAAAGGAAAGGAATTAAAAATAGACACTGTTTTTGAAATGGAAAATAAAATCAATAAGACCATTTTATAA